One genomic region from Epinephelus moara isolate mb chromosome 8, YSFRI_EMoa_1.0, whole genome shotgun sequence encodes:
- the bmp1a gene encoding bone morphogenetic protein 1a isoform X1, whose amino-acid sequence MDLTARCLCLLSCLGVILAIDLDAIDPGYYVEPTATSDAIDYKDPCKAVAFLGDIALDEEDLRSFKVDRIIDLAQRSVQIVNHTDTGATNQSSQNRQSSRRRKRAATSRPERVWPEGVIPYVISGNFSGSQRAIFRQAMRHWEKQTCVTFIERTQEESYIVFTYRPCGCCSYVGRRGGGPQAISIGKNCDKFGIVVHELGHVIGFWHEHTRPDRDEHVSIIRDNIQPGQEYNFLKMEPGEVDSLGEVYDFDSIMHYARNTFSRGIFLDTILPRYDVNGVRPPIGQRTRLSKGDIAQARKLYKCSRCGDSLQDSSGNFSSPGFPNGYSAYMHCIWRISVTPGEKIILNFTSMDLYRSHLCWYDHVEIRDGYWRKAPLKGRFCGDKLPEPIISTDSRLWIEFRSSSNWVGKGFSAVYEAICGGEVKKDNGQIQSPNYPDDYRPNKVCVWKITVAQGYHVGLTFQSFEIERHDSCAYDYLEVRDGNSENSPLLGRFCGYDKPDDIKTSSNQLWMKFVSDGSVNKAGFAANFFKEMDECSKPDNGRCEQRCVNTLGSYKCACDPGYELAADKRSCEAACGGFITKLNGSITSPGWPREYPPNKNCIWQLVAPTQYRITLLFDVFETEGNDVSTGVIMNRRGVCKYDYVEVRSGLSADSRLHGKFCGAEKPEAITSQYNNMRIEFKSDNTVSKKGFKAQFFSDKDECSKENGGCQHECVNTFGSYSCQCRSGFVLHENKHDCKEAGCDHTVNSVSGVITSPNWPDKYPSKKACTWALTTTPGHRIKIAFNEIDMEAHLECAYDHIEIYDGRDGKAPSLGRFCGTKEPPPIMSSANKLFIRFFSDNSVQKKGFEASHTAECGGRLKAEVKTKDLFSHAQFGDNNYPGASDCQWVISAEKGYGVELIFQTFEIEEEADCGYDYMELFDGADTKSPRLGRYCGSGPPEEIYSAGDSIVIKFRSDDTINKKGFHVRYTSTKFQDTLHSRK is encoded by the exons gagcaaccaatcagagtagcCAAAACAGGCAAAGCTCACGCCGCAGGAAAAGAGCTGCCACCTCCAGACCTGAACGTGTTTGGCCTGAAGGTGTTATTCCCTATGTCATCAGTGGAAACTTTAGTG GCAGCCAGCGGGCTATATTCCGCCAAGCCATGCGGCACTGGGAGAAGCAAACCTGTGTGACCTTTATTGAGAGAacgcaggaggagagctatattGTCTTCACCTACCGACCATGTGG GTGCTGCTCCTATGTTGGTCGACGCGGAGGGGGCCCTCAGGCCATATCCATAGGGAAAAACTGTGACAAGTTTGGCATTGTGGTGCACGAGTTGGGTCACGTGATTGGATTCTGGCACGAACACACGCGGCCTGACCGAGACGAACATGTCAGCATTATCAGGGACAACATTCAACCAG GACAAGAGTATAACTTTTTGAAGATGGAGCCGGGGGAGGTGGACTCTCTGGGAGAAGTCTATGACTTTGACAGTATCATGCACTATGCCAGGAATACATTCTCCAG AGGCATCTTCCTGGACACCATCCTGCCACGCTACGATGTGAACGGAGTGCGACCACCCATTGGCCAGAGAACCAGACTGAGCAAAGGGGATATCGCACAGGCACGCAAACTCTACAAATGCTCCA gATGCGGGGACAGTCTGCAGGACAGCAGCGGGAACTTCTCCTCTCCTGGCTTTCCCAATGGATACTCAGCCTACATGCACTGCATCTGGAGAATATCAGTCACACCAGGGGAAAAG ATCATTCTGAACTTCACCTCCATGGATCTGTACAGGAGCCACTTGTGTTGGTACGACCACGTGGAAATCCGAGATGGATACTGGAGGAAGGCGCCTCTTAAAG GTCGTTTCTGTGGTGATAAGCTGCCTGAGCCAATCATTTCCACCGACAGCCGACTGTGGATTGAGTTCCGCAGCAGCAGTAACTGGGTGGGAAAAGGTTTCTCCGCCGTTTATGAGG CCATCTGTGGTGGGGAGGTGAAGAAAGACAACGGCCAGATCCAGTCCCCCAACTATCCTGATGACTACAGGCccaacaaagtgtgtgtgtggaagatTACTGTCGCTCAGGGCTACCACGTAGGCCTTACCTTCCAGTCTTTTGAG ATCGAAAGACATGACAGTTGTGCCTATGACTACCTGGAGGTTCGTGATGGAAACTCTGAAAACAGTCCCCTGCTGGGCCGCTTCTGTGGCTATGACAAGCCAGATGACATCAAAACCAGCTCCAACCAGCTGTGGATGAAATTTGTTTCAGATGGCTCTGTCAACAAGGCCGGCTTTGCTGCCAACTTCttcaaag agaTGGATGAGTGCTCCAAGCCGGACAACGGTCGCTGTGAGCAACGCTGTGTCAACACACTAGGCAGCTACAAGTGTGCCTGTGACCCAGGCTATGAGCTGGCTGCTGACAAGCGCAGCTGCGAGG CTGCATGTGGAGGCTTCATCACCAAGCTGAATGGGTCAATCACCAGCCCGGGGTGGCCCAGAGAGTAccccccaaacaagaactgcATCTGGCAGCTGGTTGCCCCCACGCAGTATCGCATCACTCTGCTCTTTGACGTCTTCGAGACTGAGGGCAATGACGTGAGCACTGGGGTTATTATGAATCGGCGCGGG GTCTGTAAGTACGATTATGTGGAGGTGCGCagtggactgtcagcagactcAAGGCTACATGGGAAGTTCTGTGGGGCAGAGAAACCAGAGGCTATTACATCCCAGTACAACAACATGCGCATTGAGTTCAAGTCAGACAACACAGTGTCCAAAAAAGGCTTTAAAGCGCAGTTCTTTTCAG ACAAAGACGAGTGCTCTAAGGAGAACGGTGGCTGTCAACACGAGTGTGTCAACACCTTTGGGAGCTACAGCTGTCAGTGCAGGAGTGGCTTTGTgctgcatgaaaacaaacacGACTGTAAAGAAG CTGGCTGTGATCACACTGTGAATAGTGTGAGTGGTGTCATCACCAGCCCCAATTGGCCGGATAAATACCCCAGCAAGAAGGCCTGCACCTGGGCACTCACCACCACTCCGGGCCACCGCATCAAAATT GCCTTCAATGAGATCGACATGGAGGCCCACCTGGAGTGTGCTTATGACCACATTGAGATTTACGATGGGCGAGATGGGAAAGCTCCGAGTCTGGGTCGCTTCTGTGGCACCAAAGAGCCCCCACCCATCATGTCTAGTGCCAACAAGTTGTTCATTCGCTTCTTCTCTGATAACTCAGTGCAGAAGAAAGGCTTCGAGGCTTCACATACTGCAG AGTGTGGAGGTCGCCTAAAGGCGGAGGTCAAAACCAAGGACCTGTTCTCCCATGCCCAGTTCGGGGACAACAACTACCCTGGGGCCTCCGACTGTCAGTGGGTGATCTCAGCGGAGAAGGGCTACGGCGTGGAGCTCATCTTCCAGACCTTTGAGATTGAGGAGGAGGCGGACTGCGGCTATGACTACATGGAGCTCTTCGATGGAGCTGACACCAAGTCTCCACGGCTGGGACGTTACTGTGGCTCAGGG CCTCCAGAGGAGATCTACTCGGCCGGTGACTCCATTGTGATCAAGTTCCGCTCTGACGATACAATCAACAAAAAAGGATTCCACGTCCGCTACACCAGCACCAAGTTCCAGGACACACTGCACTCACGCAAGTGA
- the bmp1a gene encoding bone morphogenetic protein 1a isoform X2, giving the protein MDLTARCLCLLSCLGVILAIDLDAIDPGYYVEPTATSDAIDYKDPCKAVAFLGDIALDEEDLRSFKVDRIIDLAQRSVQIVNHTDTGATNQSSQNRQSSRRRKRAATSRPERVWPEGVIPYVISGNFSGSQRAIFRQAMRHWEKQTCVTFIERTQEESYIVFTYRPCGCCSYVGRRGGGPQAISIGKNCDKFGIVVHELGHVIGFWHEHTRPDRDEHVSIIRDNIQPGQEYNFLKMEPGEVDSLGEVYDFDSIMHYARNTFSRGIFLDTILPRYDVNGVRPPIGQRTRLSKGDIAQARKLYKCSRCGDSLQDSSGNFSSPGFPNGYSAYMHCIWRISVTPGEKIILNFTSMDLYRSHLCWYDHVEIRDGYWRKAPLKGRFCGDKLPEPIISTDSRLWIEFRSSSNWVGKGFSAVYEAICGGEVKKDNGQIQSPNYPDDYRPNKVCVWKITVAQGYHVGLTFQSFEIERHDSCAYDYLEVRDGNSENSPLLGRFCGYDKPDDIKTSSNQLWMKFVSDGSVNKAGFAANFFKEMDECSKPDNGRCEQRCVNTLGSYKCACDPGYELAADKRSCEAACGGFITKLNGSITSPGWPREYPPNKNCIWQLVAPTQYRITLLFDVFETEGNDVCKYDYVEVRSGLSADSRLHGKFCGAEKPEAITSQYNNMRIEFKSDNTVSKKGFKAQFFSDKDECSKENGGCQHECVNTFGSYSCQCRSGFVLHENKHDCKEAGCDHTVNSVSGVITSPNWPDKYPSKKACTWALTTTPGHRIKIAFNEIDMEAHLECAYDHIEIYDGRDGKAPSLGRFCGTKEPPPIMSSANKLFIRFFSDNSVQKKGFEASHTAECGGRLKAEVKTKDLFSHAQFGDNNYPGASDCQWVISAEKGYGVELIFQTFEIEEEADCGYDYMELFDGADTKSPRLGRYCGSGPPEEIYSAGDSIVIKFRSDDTINKKGFHVRYTSTKFQDTLHSRK; this is encoded by the exons gagcaaccaatcagagtagcCAAAACAGGCAAAGCTCACGCCGCAGGAAAAGAGCTGCCACCTCCAGACCTGAACGTGTTTGGCCTGAAGGTGTTATTCCCTATGTCATCAGTGGAAACTTTAGTG GCAGCCAGCGGGCTATATTCCGCCAAGCCATGCGGCACTGGGAGAAGCAAACCTGTGTGACCTTTATTGAGAGAacgcaggaggagagctatattGTCTTCACCTACCGACCATGTGG GTGCTGCTCCTATGTTGGTCGACGCGGAGGGGGCCCTCAGGCCATATCCATAGGGAAAAACTGTGACAAGTTTGGCATTGTGGTGCACGAGTTGGGTCACGTGATTGGATTCTGGCACGAACACACGCGGCCTGACCGAGACGAACATGTCAGCATTATCAGGGACAACATTCAACCAG GACAAGAGTATAACTTTTTGAAGATGGAGCCGGGGGAGGTGGACTCTCTGGGAGAAGTCTATGACTTTGACAGTATCATGCACTATGCCAGGAATACATTCTCCAG AGGCATCTTCCTGGACACCATCCTGCCACGCTACGATGTGAACGGAGTGCGACCACCCATTGGCCAGAGAACCAGACTGAGCAAAGGGGATATCGCACAGGCACGCAAACTCTACAAATGCTCCA gATGCGGGGACAGTCTGCAGGACAGCAGCGGGAACTTCTCCTCTCCTGGCTTTCCCAATGGATACTCAGCCTACATGCACTGCATCTGGAGAATATCAGTCACACCAGGGGAAAAG ATCATTCTGAACTTCACCTCCATGGATCTGTACAGGAGCCACTTGTGTTGGTACGACCACGTGGAAATCCGAGATGGATACTGGAGGAAGGCGCCTCTTAAAG GTCGTTTCTGTGGTGATAAGCTGCCTGAGCCAATCATTTCCACCGACAGCCGACTGTGGATTGAGTTCCGCAGCAGCAGTAACTGGGTGGGAAAAGGTTTCTCCGCCGTTTATGAGG CCATCTGTGGTGGGGAGGTGAAGAAAGACAACGGCCAGATCCAGTCCCCCAACTATCCTGATGACTACAGGCccaacaaagtgtgtgtgtggaagatTACTGTCGCTCAGGGCTACCACGTAGGCCTTACCTTCCAGTCTTTTGAG ATCGAAAGACATGACAGTTGTGCCTATGACTACCTGGAGGTTCGTGATGGAAACTCTGAAAACAGTCCCCTGCTGGGCCGCTTCTGTGGCTATGACAAGCCAGATGACATCAAAACCAGCTCCAACCAGCTGTGGATGAAATTTGTTTCAGATGGCTCTGTCAACAAGGCCGGCTTTGCTGCCAACTTCttcaaag agaTGGATGAGTGCTCCAAGCCGGACAACGGTCGCTGTGAGCAACGCTGTGTCAACACACTAGGCAGCTACAAGTGTGCCTGTGACCCAGGCTATGAGCTGGCTGCTGACAAGCGCAGCTGCGAGG CTGCATGTGGAGGCTTCATCACCAAGCTGAATGGGTCAATCACCAGCCCGGGGTGGCCCAGAGAGTAccccccaaacaagaactgcATCTGGCAGCTGGTTGCCCCCACGCAGTATCGCATCACTCTGCTCTTTGACGTCTTCGAGACTGAGGGCAATGAC GTCTGTAAGTACGATTATGTGGAGGTGCGCagtggactgtcagcagactcAAGGCTACATGGGAAGTTCTGTGGGGCAGAGAAACCAGAGGCTATTACATCCCAGTACAACAACATGCGCATTGAGTTCAAGTCAGACAACACAGTGTCCAAAAAAGGCTTTAAAGCGCAGTTCTTTTCAG ACAAAGACGAGTGCTCTAAGGAGAACGGTGGCTGTCAACACGAGTGTGTCAACACCTTTGGGAGCTACAGCTGTCAGTGCAGGAGTGGCTTTGTgctgcatgaaaacaaacacGACTGTAAAGAAG CTGGCTGTGATCACACTGTGAATAGTGTGAGTGGTGTCATCACCAGCCCCAATTGGCCGGATAAATACCCCAGCAAGAAGGCCTGCACCTGGGCACTCACCACCACTCCGGGCCACCGCATCAAAATT GCCTTCAATGAGATCGACATGGAGGCCCACCTGGAGTGTGCTTATGACCACATTGAGATTTACGATGGGCGAGATGGGAAAGCTCCGAGTCTGGGTCGCTTCTGTGGCACCAAAGAGCCCCCACCCATCATGTCTAGTGCCAACAAGTTGTTCATTCGCTTCTTCTCTGATAACTCAGTGCAGAAGAAAGGCTTCGAGGCTTCACATACTGCAG AGTGTGGAGGTCGCCTAAAGGCGGAGGTCAAAACCAAGGACCTGTTCTCCCATGCCCAGTTCGGGGACAACAACTACCCTGGGGCCTCCGACTGTCAGTGGGTGATCTCAGCGGAGAAGGGCTACGGCGTGGAGCTCATCTTCCAGACCTTTGAGATTGAGGAGGAGGCGGACTGCGGCTATGACTACATGGAGCTCTTCGATGGAGCTGACACCAAGTCTCCACGGCTGGGACGTTACTGTGGCTCAGGG CCTCCAGAGGAGATCTACTCGGCCGGTGACTCCATTGTGATCAAGTTCCGCTCTGACGATACAATCAACAAAAAAGGATTCCACGTCCGCTACACCAGCACCAAGTTCCAGGACACACTGCACTCACGCAAGTGA